One genomic window of Micropterus dolomieu isolate WLL.071019.BEF.003 ecotype Adirondacks linkage group LG06, ASM2129224v1, whole genome shotgun sequence includes the following:
- the c1ql3b gene encoding complement C1q-like protein 3b, whose product MIATGVCGVALVLVLVVLIPVMVNTAGTPARYEMLGSCQMVCDSHGTAATATAKATNPIKDNRLVQSLPTFIQGPQGEPGRVGRMGPRGPGGEPGPPGPAGPPGERGAPGPPGPPGAPGINGPTGAISAATYNTVPKIAFYAGLKKQHEGYEVLKFDDVVTNLGNHYDPSTGKFTCSIPGIYFFIYHVLMRGGDGTSMWADLCKNNQVRASAIAQDADQNYDYASNSVVLHLEPGDEIYIKLDGGKAHGGNNNKYSTFSGFMLYAD is encoded by the exons ATGATCGCAACTGGTGTTTGTGGCGTCGCGCTGGTGCTGGTGTTGGTGGTTCTGATCCCGGTCATGGTGAACACCGCCGGGACTCCTGCCCGCTATGAGATGCTCGGATCCTGTCAAATGGTGTGCGACTCTCACGGGACAGCGGCCACGGCCACGGCCAAGGCAACCAACCCGATCAAAGACAACCGTCTGGTTCAGTCGCTTCCGACGTTCATCCAAGGTCCTCAAGGAGAGCCGGGACGCGTCGGGAGGATGGGTCCGAGGGGTCCGGGTGGGGAGCCCGGGCCACCTGGACCTGCTGGTCCGCCCGGAGAAAGAGGGGCACCGGGCCCTCCGGGTCCACCCGGAGCACCCGGAATAAATGGGCCCACCGGTGCCATCAGCGCTGCCACTTACAACACAGTCCCAAAGATTGCGTTTTATGCAGGACTTAAGAAGCAACATGAGGGATATGAAGTGTTGAAATTCGACGACGTAGTCACAAATCTTGGGAACCACTATGACCCCTCTACAGGGAAATTCACCTGCTCAATACCTGGGATTTACTTCTTTATTTACCACGTGCTGATGCGAGGCGGGGATGGAACCAGCATGTGGGCTGACCTCTGCAAGAACAACCAG GTGCGAGCCAGTGCCATCGCCCAAGACGCCGACCAGAACTACGACTACGCCAGCAACAGTGTCGTCCTACACCTCGAGCCCGGGGACGAGATTTACATCAAGCTGGACGGCGGAAAGGCGCACGGgggcaacaacaacaagtacAGCACCTTCTCCGGCTTCATGTTGTACGCCGACTGA
- the pter gene encoding phosphotriesterase-related protein, which translates to MSELSGKCLTVLGLMDPDQLGRTMTHEHLTMSFECCYFPPPPGDEAVAENPFKMQHMHWLRQNPYSCHENLLLLQETAAVRDELHAYRKVGGGTIVENTTTGIDRDLPTLRQLSKDTGVHVIAGAGYYVDCTHTEATKRMSVEKLTDIIISEVLHGADGTDIRCGVIGEIGTGWPITESEQKVLRATAHAQAQLGCPVIIHPGRNPAAPAEVVRILQEAGGDIGKTVMSHLDRTIFDDGELLEFAKLGSYLEYDLFGTEMLNYPYNLEVDMPSDSQRVKALAFLVKEGYEDKIVVAHDIHTKNRLTKYGGHGYSHILNNIVPKMLMRGISQHQVDKILIDNPKCWLTFK; encoded by the exons ATGTCAGAGTTGAGTGGGAAGTGCCTGACCGTCCTGGGTCTGATGGATCCAGACCAACTGGGCCGCACCATGACCCATGAACACCTGACCATGAGCTTTGAGTGCTGCtacttccctcctcctccaggtgaCGAGGCGGTGGCGGAGAACCCCTTCAAGATGCAGCACATGCACTGGCTGAGACAAAACCCCTATAGCTGCCATGAGaacttgctgctgctgcaggagacCGCCGCCGTGCGGGACGAGCTGCATGCCTACAGGAAGGTGGGCGGGGGCACAATTGTGGAGAACACCACCACGGGCATTGACCGGGACCTGCCCACCCTCAGGCAGCTGTCCAAGGACACCGGGGTCCATGTCATCGCAGGAGCAGGGTACTATGTGGACTGCACCCACACTGAGGCCACCAAGAGAATGAGTGTGGAGAAG CTCACAGACATCATCATCAGCGAGGTGCTTCATGGCGCTGACGGCACAGACATCCGCTGCGGTGTAATCGGAGAGATCGGCACCGGCTGGCCCATCACAGAGAGCGAGCAAAAGGTGCTGAGGGCCACGGCTCACGCTCAGGCCCAGCTCGGCTGCCCCGTCATCATCCACCCCGGTAGGAATCCTGCCGCTCCCGCTGAGGTCGTCCGGATTCTTCAGGAGGCCGGCGGTGACATTGGCAAAACTGTCATGTCACACCTGGACAG GACTATATTTGATGATGGCGAGCTGCTTGAGTTTGCGAAGCTGGGGAGTTATCTGGAATATGATCTGTTTGGAACAGAGATGCTGAACTACCCTTATAACCTGGAGGTGGACATGCCCAGTGACAGCCAGAGAGTGAAGGC CTTGGCGTTCCTTGTGAAGGAGGGCTACGAGGACAAGATAGTGGTTGCACACGACATCCACACCAAGAACCGCCTCACCAAGTACGGCGGCCACGGCTACTCTCACATCCTGAACAACATTGTGCCGAAGATGCTGATGAGGGGCATCTCGCAGCACCAGGTGGATAAGATTCTTATCGACAACCCAAAATGCTGGCTGACCttcaaataa